Proteins encoded by one window of Mustela erminea isolate mMusErm1 chromosome 5, mMusErm1.Pri, whole genome shotgun sequence:
- the LYSMD2 gene encoding lysM and putative peptidoglycan-binding domain-containing protein 2 isoform X2, with product MKNTDEVNRGFNDNTLWSYDFSILKRKRVRRGKAGRAGGGRPPCPARSSPSRPPARRPRETARRSPSEEEEEAAAHEAPPPWRASRPGGLRGTYGGFVARAVPAGRRPPGAPGLGPLAAAALALALGLRVRGGRAVAESGPHQDPLVRQHGQRAGAAGRRRHRAPCGAPGPRRRYAAGHRAQVRSHDGAD from the exons ATGAAGAACACAGATGAGGTCAACCGTGGATTTAATGATAATACTTTGTGGAGTTATGATTTCAGCATCTTAAAGAGGAAACGG GTGCGCCGGGGGAAGGCGGGACGCGCAGGAGGGGGGCGCCCGCCATGCCCGGCCCGCAGCTCCCCGTCGCGGCCTCCAGCCCGCCGCCCCCGCGAAACGGCCCGCCGCAGCCcctctgaggaggaagaagaggcggCGGCGCACGAGGCGCCGCCCCCTTGGCGAGCTTCGCGACCTGGCGGCCTCCGCGGGACCTATGGCGGATTCGTCGCCCGCGCTGTCCCTGCGGGAAGGCGGCCCCCGGGCGCCCCGGGCCTCGGCCCCCTCGCCGCCGCCGCGCTCGCGCTCGCGCTCGGGCTCCGAGTCCGAGGAGGCCGAGCTGTCGCTGAGTCTGGCCCGCACCAAGACCCGCTCGTACGGCAGCACGGCCAGCGTGCGGGCGCCGCTGGGCGCCGGCGTCATCGAGCGCCATGTGGAGCACCGGGTCCGCGCCGGCGATACGCTGCAGGGCATCGCGCTCAAGTACGGAGTCACG